A stretch of the Streptomyces sp. WMMB303 genome encodes the following:
- the pglX gene encoding BREX-2 system adenine-specific DNA-methyltransferase PglX — MINRERLLRDLQKRVAEVEQDLKEQLERLPEAKERLLTEYETAFRVGRTSAAAPQWLGERVTQSAVAWVLGTVFVRFCEDNFLLRAPYLTGPDAMRQTHAQESHDQFMAEDAARTHRDWLLAAFEKIGESPAGRMLFDRHNPLWQIPLSHEGAKRLIDFWRLHEEGEDGGTHVVHDFRDQEWDTRFLGDLYQDLSEEAKDKYALLQTPEFVEEFILDRTLKKALGHIGYDVVKMIDPTCGSGHFLLGAFHRILAEWERKAPSDDVHKRVAGALNAVHGVDINPYAVAIARFRLIIAALKAAGISNLEKAGNFTWPLHVATGDALLKSQQGRLFEEGGDAEAGYEFWFGTEDVADHLDILKPGRYHVVVGNPPYIGVADAGLRDTYRRLYRNVCHGKYVLSVPFMQRFFELAVRDETGDGRVQSGYVGQITSNSFMKREFGEKLVAGYLKSSVDLVEVIDSSGAYIPGHGTPTVIVVGRNRSAKLGAKTVRAVRSVQGEPKIPDDPANGYVWREIVECIDGAGKSAGTWISVDNLNREDCFGQHPWVLADGGLETISEIRRNAKISLKKGVRGKVGITAVTGEDDLYLLPKNGAGRRLGIGRLQQVIVGDSVRDHCAASVFDAVWTYSDEFEVASISDDPGAEKLLSVGKSVIRNRKRFGTLMANRGLSWYEWQELYKSKLSTPLTIAFAEVATHNHFILDRGGNVFNRTAPVIKLPEGATEEDHLQLLGLLNSSTACFWLKQMCQDKPSNGVKRGLESEKWTVRYQFNATNVQEFPLPATYPLARATELDSLAQQLQKVSLAAVAGDTEKPPTAEALASAKAEWHQIRARMIAVQEELDWEVYGIYGLHEDLTAPVDALPPEGLALGERAFEIDLGRKVESGEAKTEWFRRHNSTRIIDIPEGWPELYKEVVRRRLKAMGNSAVIGLIERPEYKRRWLTDGWGSQQQAALREWLLSRMERRELWFETASDGVERPRTRSIPELVDELGADSEFTGVAALYAPGKELSDVVPELVEDQHVPFLAALRYQEAALEKKRYVWEKVWGKQRAEDAATAAGDHEEALRIRKETPVPPKYTTKDFRRDSYGAQRGGLDVPKERFISYSRTLSPAIEVLGWGGWNHEEQAVALTETIAAREYSGNWEREDFIPYLAGLLELLPWVKKWHPGEEGVYEEALAEWQQEHAFAVTTDELRAWRPAKPVRKAAKRVAPKRAKRAKQVREAAEAPTGVAAEPEAARTAEADVAHVETGGAGQ; from the coding sequence GTGATCAATCGTGAGCGGCTGCTCAGGGACTTGCAGAAGCGGGTGGCCGAGGTCGAGCAGGACCTCAAGGAGCAGCTTGAGAGGCTGCCGGAGGCCAAAGAGCGTTTGCTCACTGAGTACGAAACCGCCTTCAGGGTGGGCAGGACCTCGGCAGCTGCCCCGCAGTGGCTCGGAGAGCGCGTCACTCAGTCTGCTGTGGCCTGGGTGCTGGGCACGGTGTTCGTCCGGTTCTGCGAGGACAACTTCCTGCTGCGGGCCCCGTACCTGACGGGTCCCGACGCGATGCGCCAGACTCACGCGCAGGAGAGCCATGACCAGTTCATGGCCGAGGACGCCGCGCGGACGCACCGTGACTGGTTGCTCGCCGCCTTCGAGAAGATCGGCGAGTCTCCAGCGGGCCGGATGCTCTTCGACCGCCATAACCCTCTGTGGCAGATCCCCCTCTCACACGAGGGCGCGAAGCGGCTGATCGACTTCTGGCGCTTGCATGAGGAAGGCGAGGACGGCGGCACTCATGTCGTCCATGACTTTCGCGACCAGGAGTGGGACACGCGTTTCCTTGGAGATCTCTACCAGGATTTGTCGGAGGAAGCCAAGGACAAGTACGCGCTGCTCCAGACGCCCGAATTCGTCGAAGAGTTCATTCTCGACCGTACGCTGAAGAAGGCACTGGGTCACATTGGGTACGACGTTGTCAAGATGATCGATCCTACGTGCGGGTCCGGCCACTTCTTGCTGGGTGCGTTTCACCGCATCTTGGCGGAGTGGGAGAGGAAGGCGCCCAGCGACGATGTGCACAAGCGGGTTGCCGGTGCGCTGAATGCCGTGCATGGTGTGGACATCAACCCGTACGCGGTGGCTATTGCCCGTTTTCGACTGATCATCGCAGCGTTGAAAGCGGCGGGCATCTCGAACCTGGAGAAGGCCGGCAACTTCACATGGCCGCTTCATGTGGCCACTGGGGATGCCCTGTTGAAGTCTCAGCAGGGGCGGCTCTTCGAGGAGGGAGGCGACGCTGAGGCCGGCTACGAGTTCTGGTTCGGCACCGAAGACGTGGCCGACCATCTGGACATCCTCAAGCCTGGCCGCTACCACGTAGTCGTGGGAAACCCTCCGTACATCGGAGTGGCAGACGCGGGTCTCCGAGACACCTATCGGCGTTTGTACAGGAATGTCTGTCACGGCAAATATGTGCTGTCTGTTCCCTTCATGCAGCGATTTTTCGAACTGGCGGTGCGTGACGAGACCGGAGACGGCAGGGTTCAGTCGGGCTACGTTGGTCAGATCACTTCGAACTCGTTCATGAAGCGCGAGTTCGGCGAGAAGTTGGTGGCGGGATATCTGAAGAGCTCCGTTGACTTGGTCGAGGTCATTGACTCCTCTGGGGCGTATATCCCGGGGCACGGTACTCCCACCGTCATCGTAGTGGGGCGCAATAGGTCAGCCAAGCTTGGCGCCAAGACGGTGCGGGCAGTGCGGAGCGTGCAGGGTGAACCGAAGATTCCTGATGATCCCGCCAATGGTTACGTATGGCGGGAGATCGTGGAGTGTATCGACGGAGCAGGAAAGTCCGCGGGTACGTGGATTTCTGTGGACAACTTGAATCGGGAAGATTGTTTTGGGCAGCATCCATGGGTTCTAGCGGACGGCGGTCTGGAGACGATCAGCGAGATAAGAAGGAATGCCAAGATCTCGTTGAAAAAAGGTGTCAGGGGTAAGGTTGGGATCACTGCGGTCACGGGTGAAGATGATCTTTATCTCCTGCCAAAAAATGGAGCTGGGCGAAGGCTAGGTATTGGTCGCCTCCAGCAGGTGATTGTTGGTGATTCGGTCCGTGATCACTGTGCTGCTTCGGTGTTCGATGCCGTCTGGACTTATAGTGACGAGTTCGAGGTCGCTTCTATTTCCGACGATCCCGGCGCCGAGAAACTCTTGAGTGTGGGAAAGAGTGTCATCAGGAATCGAAAGAGATTCGGTACTTTGATGGCGAATCGGGGGCTTTCCTGGTATGAATGGCAAGAACTCTATAAGTCGAAGCTGAGTACGCCACTCACGATCGCCTTTGCGGAGGTTGCCACCCATAATCATTTCATTCTGGATCGAGGCGGAAATGTATTCAATCGCACCGCCCCCGTCATCAAGCTTCCCGAAGGGGCGACCGAAGAAGACCACCTCCAACTCCTTGGTCTCCTCAACTCCTCCACCGCCTGTTTCTGGCTCAAGCAGATGTGCCAGGACAAGCCCAGCAACGGTGTCAAGCGGGGGCTGGAATCCGAGAAATGGACGGTTCGGTACCAATTCAACGCCACCAACGTCCAAGAATTCCCCCTCCCCGCCACCTACCCCCTCGCCCGCGCGACGGAGCTCGACTCCCTCGCGCAGCAGCTCCAAAAAGTGAGCCTGGCGGCCGTCGCGGGTGATACCGAGAAGCCGCCGACGGCGGAAGCCCTCGCCTCAGCGAAAGCGGAATGGCACCAGATCCGTGCGCGGATGATCGCGGTGCAGGAGGAGCTGGACTGGGAGGTCTACGGGATCTACGGGCTCCATGAGGACCTCACCGCGCCCGTGGACGCCCTCCCGCCCGAGGGGCTGGCGCTCGGGGAGCGGGCGTTCGAGATCGACTTGGGCCGCAAGGTGGAGTCGGGCGAGGCCAAGACGGAGTGGTTCCGGCGGCACAACTCCACCAGGATCATCGACATCCCCGAGGGCTGGCCGGAGCTGTACAAGGAAGTGGTGCGGCGCCGGCTCAAGGCGATGGGGAACTCGGCGGTGATCGGGCTCATCGAGCGGCCCGAGTACAAGCGGCGGTGGCTCACCGACGGGTGGGGCAGCCAGCAGCAGGCGGCGCTCCGCGAGTGGCTGCTGTCGCGGATGGAGCGGCGGGAGCTGTGGTTCGAGACGGCGTCGGACGGCGTCGAGCGCCCGCGTACCCGCTCGATTCCGGAGTTGGTCGACGAGCTGGGTGCGGACTCCGAGTTCACGGGCGTCGCGGCTCTCTACGCGCCGGGCAAGGAGCTCTCGGATGTCGTTCCGGAGCTGGTCGAGGACCAGCATGTGCCTTTCCTCGCCGCGCTGCGCTATCAGGAGGCGGCGCTGGAGAAGAAGCGGTATGTGTGGGAGAAGGTGTGGGGGAAGCAGCGGGCCGAGGACGCCGCAACGGCGGCGGGTGACCACGAGGAGGCTCTGCGCATCCGCAAGGAGACTCCCGTTCCGCCGAAGTACACGACGAAGGATTTCCGCAGGGACTCCTACGGGGCGCAGCGGGGTGGCCTGGACGTACCGAAGGAGCGTTTCATCTCCTACAGCCGCACTCTGAGCCCCGCGATCGAGGTGCTGGGGTGGGGCGGCTGGAATCATGAGGAGCAGGCTGTCGCCCTGACCGAGACCATCGCGGCCCGCGAGTACTCCGGGAACTGGGAGCGGGAGGACTTCATCCCGTACCTGGCCGGGCTGCTGGAGCTGCTGCCCTGGGTGAAGAAGTGGCACCCGGGCGAGGAGGGTGTGTACGAGGAGGCGCTGGCGGAGTGGCAGCAGGAGCACGCGTTCGCGGTCACCACGGACGAGCTGCGTGCCTGGCGCCCCGCGAAGCCGGTGCGGAAGGCGGCGAAGCGGGTCGCTCCAAAGCGGGCGAAGCGGGCGAAACAGGTAAGGGAGGCCGCCGAGGCGCCCACCGGCGTGGCGGCGGAGCCGGAGGCCGCCCGGACTGCCGAGGCCGACGTTGCTCACGTCGAGACCGGCGGCGCCGGTCAGTAG
- a CDS encoding DUF397 domain-containing protein: MSAAIDLSSAVWRKSSYTNAEGGNCVEIAEGYPGVMPVRDSKRPDGPAVIFPLDGWSAFVSAVKTDASTSV; encoded by the coding sequence ATGAGTGCCGCAATCGATCTGAGCAGCGCTGTATGGCGCAAGTCGTCGTACACGAACGCCGAGGGAGGCAACTGCGTCGAGATCGCTGAGGGCTACCCCGGAGTGATGCCGGTGCGCGACAGTAAGCGTCCTGATGGTCCTGCGGTGATCTTCCCGCTTGATGGCTGGTCGGCGTTCGTGAGCGCGGTGAAGACAGACGCGAGCACCAGCGTCTGA
- a CDS encoding helix-turn-helix transcriptional regulator — MTEQRELDPYTSPKAFYGAEVRREREERGWSQDSLGKRVFCSGTYIGQLEAATRRPQPDLSELLDKAFGTGTYFQRLCRLARKSKHADYFADAAELEQRAKTISEYAPMLVPGLLQTEAYARALMKTVSPYASMDEIEQNVRVRMDRQEILKNSTGPMLWEIVHEAALRVPVGGPDVMRNQLSWLVEVGRSPRAVVQVHPYSAGPHMLMLGVFSFMTFADAPPLVYSEGPHSGQLVEEPAVVERYQATYDLARAAALPPEASLTLIESVAEDWANS, encoded by the coding sequence ATGACAGAACAGCGGGAACTGGACCCCTACACCTCACCGAAAGCGTTCTACGGCGCCGAGGTGCGCCGAGAACGAGAAGAACGCGGCTGGTCCCAGGACAGCCTGGGCAAACGGGTCTTCTGCTCCGGCACCTACATCGGCCAGCTTGAGGCCGCCACGCGCCGCCCCCAACCGGACCTGTCCGAGCTGCTGGACAAGGCGTTCGGGACCGGGACGTACTTCCAGCGCCTGTGTCGGCTGGCCCGCAAGTCGAAGCACGCGGACTACTTCGCCGACGCGGCGGAGCTGGAGCAGCGGGCCAAGACGATCAGCGAGTACGCCCCGATGCTGGTGCCGGGGCTGTTGCAGACGGAGGCGTATGCGAGGGCGTTGATGAAGACAGTGTCGCCGTACGCATCTATGGATGAGATCGAGCAGAACGTCCGCGTAAGGATGGACCGCCAGGAGATCCTCAAAAACTCAACAGGTCCTATGTTGTGGGAGATCGTCCACGAAGCGGCCTTGCGTGTGCCGGTGGGCGGACCAGACGTGATGCGGAACCAACTCTCCTGGCTGGTGGAGGTCGGCCGATCACCACGAGCTGTGGTGCAAGTGCATCCATACTCGGCGGGTCCCCATATGTTGATGTTGGGCGTCTTCTCATTCATGACGTTTGCGGACGCTCCGCCGCTCGTCTACTCCGAGGGGCCGCACAGCGGACAGCTTGTCGAAGAACCAGCGGTGGTGGAGCGCTACCAGGCGACATACGATCTGGCCAGGGCCGCCGCGTTGCCGCCGGAGGCGTCCCTCACCTTGATCGAGTCGGTGGCGGAGGACTGGGCGAATTCATGA